The Humulus lupulus chromosome 7, drHumLupu1.1, whole genome shotgun sequence region CGAGTTCGAGATGGGAGACAAAGTCTTTTTGAAAGTCTCGCCAACAAAAGGTGTTAAGAAGTTTGGGGAAAAAGGGAATTTAAGTCCCAGATatgtaggtccttttgagatactCGAGAGGATGCGACCAGTTGCTTATCGCTTAGCCCTACCTCCCGCGTTGGCTAGTacccacaatgtgtttcatggcTCCATGCTCAGAAAGTATGCGTCCGATCAGTCCCATGTGCTTAGTTACGAACCGCTAGAGCTACAACCGGACTTAAGTTATGAAGTTAAACCAGTTAAGATAGTGGAACGGGGAATCAAAGAGTTGAGAACTAAAAGGATACCCCTAGTTAAAGTCATGTGGAGCAATAGCGTAGTTGAAGAAGCTACTTGGGAGCTGGAGGATGACATGCACGAGAATTATCCCGAGATGTTTAAGTAagaaaaatttcgaggacgaaattatatTAAGGTGGGAAGGGTGTAATAACccggaattttttttatttgtttattgtgttttatgtaaacattattctgtgaattaattttttttaagagtatgaataataattaaaataatatttggtgaatattattttaattaaagaaatgtgAGTTGATCGCTTTAGACCATAGTGTGGGGACTCAGATGTGAAATAAATCTAAGATGGACATCTTGTTCAAAGAGTTTAAGTATATGATTTTACGTGTTTGGAATCCACATAAAATCTTAGAATTATTTTAGACTATGAATTTGTGACTTTTTCCCTAAGAGTCTATGATTAGCACAAGATGAATTTTATGGGATTAGAGTGGTGATTTTATGTTGAAaggattcacataaaatcatcaacataaatttAAGCTAAAGTGAGACATTTTGGTATTTAGACTAtagtttttattcaattatttttagCTATAGTTTAATGCATTTTCTGAACAAATGCATGGGTTTGGCTACACACACATATTGgcgggatttttttttaatattcaaggCAGTTTTTAGAGGTTACTAGGGAGGGATTTGGAACCACTTTCCTTCCTCATTGGTTTCAGCCGTCGTTTCAAACttgagagaaaatgggagagGTTAGAGAGGAAGAACATTTTGTGTTCTTATAGAATACGACCACTTCGAGTCCGAGAAGGAGAAGTCAAGGTGAATTTTTCTTTCGGTTACAGACTTTAGACACATCCTTAAATTCTCTGTTTTGATTGTAGAAGAAAGCAAGAGAAAGAAGGGAGTGTTATAGGGAGTTCGATGCAAGA contains the following coding sequences:
- the LOC133792572 gene encoding uncharacterized protein LOC133792572 codes for the protein MGDKVFLKVSPTKGVKKFGEKGNLSPRYVGPFEILERMRPVAYRLALPPALASTHNVFHGSMLRKYASDQSHVLSYEPLELQPDLSYEVKPVKIVERGIKELRTKRIPLVKVMWSNSVVEEATWELEDDMHENYPEMFK